The Armatimonadota bacterium DNA window TCAGGACAAAGTAGCCCCCGTTGATCCAGCCCTCACTGGTCTCCGGTTTCTCATAGAACTCCACAATCTGGTCCCCGTCGAAGGCGATGCGGCCGAACCGCGCCGGCGAACGCACCGTGGTCACCGTGGCCAGCTTCCCGTGCGACCGGTGGAACTCCAGGAGCCTGCGAATATTGATATCCGCCACCCCGTCGCCATAGGTGAACATGAAGGTCTCATCGTCCGCCAGCCAGGAGCGCAGCCGCTTCAGCCGGCCGCCGGTCTGCGTGTACAGGCCGGTGTCCACCAGGTGGACTTTCCAGCCGGGCTGCTTGCCGCCGTTGTGGATGATGGTCTCCCCGGTGGCCAGGTCCACCGAGATGTCATTGTTCAGGGCGTAGAAGCTGAGGAAGTACTGCTTGATCACTTCGCCCTTGTAGCCCAGGGCGATGATGAACTCATTGAACCCGTGCGCGCCGTAGATATTCATGATGTGCCAGAGGATGGGTTTCCCTCCTATCTCGATGGAGGGCTTGGGGCGCAACGTGGTTTCCTCTGAGAGACGTGATCCGAATCCGCCTGCGAGAATGACCACTTTCATCAGCTCTCGCCTCCTGTGACCACAAGCCCCGAAGGCTCTGCCCCCAGCGATACCCGAGGAGAAGCGGCAGGGGGAGCTCCCACCTGCCTGGAGGACATTTCCCGGCTGCTGATCCAGCGGGCGGCAGCCAGGAAGTCGGGGACGATCTGCACCGGAGCGCGATTGCCGTCCAGCTCTGCGGCAGTGATGCTCCCCAGGCCTGTCTGGACCAGGATCACCTGCATGCCCAGGCGCCACCCGGCCTCCAGATCGGCCCGGCTGTCCCCTACCAGGTATGAGCCCCCAAGCTTAAGACCCAGCTCGGCGGCCGCCTGCCGGAACAGCAGCGTACCAGGCTTCCGGCAGCGGCAGCCCTCCTCCGGCCGGTGGGGGCAGAGGTAGATGCCGTCCAGACGGCCGCCGGCCCGGGAGATCTGGGCACGCATCCGGGCGTGGATCCGCGCGACCTCCGCTCCTGTGACCATGCCCCGGTTGATCGCGGACTGGTTCGTCACCAGAACCACAGGCAGCCGCAGTGCGGCCAGCAGTCGGAGCGCCTCCTTCGACCCGGGAAGCCAGCGGAACTCGGCCCACGTCTTCACGTAGGCGGGGGAGTTCTCGCAGAGCACTC harbors:
- a CDS encoding HAD-IIIA family hydrolase, whose product is MEREQLQRPAPPSLRRAVFLDRDGVLCENSPAYVKTWAEFRWLPGSKEALRLLAALRLPVVLVTNQSAINRGMVTGAEVARIHARMRAQISRAGGRLDGIYLCPHRPEEGCRCRKPGTLLFRQAAAELGLKLGGSYLVGDSRADLEAGWRLGMQVILVQTGLGSITAAELDGNRAPVQIVPDFLAAARWISSREMSSRQVGAPPAASPRVSLGAEPSGLVVTGGES
- the rfbF gene encoding glucose-1-phosphate cytidylyltransferase, with amino-acid sequence MKVVILAGGFGSRLSEETTLRPKPSIEIGGKPILWHIMNIYGAHGFNEFIIALGYKGEVIKQYFLSFYALNNDISVDLATGETIIHNGGKQPGWKVHLVDTGLYTQTGGRLKRLRSWLADDETFMFTYGDGVADINIRRLLEFHRSHGKLATVTTVRSPARFGRIAFDGDQIVEFYEKPETSEGWINGGYFVLNRKAIDYVDGDDTVWERDAVVRLARDGQLMGYRHPGFWSCMDTLKEKNMLEELWNSGRAPWKIWD